The Nitrospiraceae bacterium genome has a window encoding:
- a CDS encoding transglutaminase domain-containing protein, with protein sequence MNAEFSWWCGCLLLGVSLYAGIIPSACAEAPATAATSVVESALKTIEQDAEYVSKYVPWPSGTDVRQVREFALALSAMNFVQQRVSSLQYGYRLHATPEDLPTTVEACLSANAGICGNQVAVYIDLVHRLGLQVRSVEFYWTTAKGQAMSHVGVEVKLAGKWRYLDVTWGAYFLDSDRDRADMPFYTRLLSFEELQRLPANKRRRMTNESALVYQLQLQQHLDPFEYLSADKSVLFGKAGTIVLPAERQGTGLRFQPTNRPNYVGVVQDYNSAELGATAVALRVPGAGESLDVNLTGIVCAEGKLLLQSDRQRIELSLPVKGERHVKVPLNGAGGLLSLAVVPKQSGEPCYFVYDHIDLQFLPRTTAAKPQVKP encoded by the coding sequence ATGAATGCCGAATTCTCATGGTGGTGTGGGTGCCTGCTGCTGGGGGTGAGCCTCTATGCGGGGATCATTCCGTCTGCTTGCGCAGAAGCACCAGCCACGGCTGCAACCTCTGTTGTCGAGTCGGCGCTCAAGACGATCGAGCAGGATGCGGAGTATGTTTCCAAGTACGTCCCGTGGCCAAGCGGGACCGACGTGCGTCAGGTGCGAGAATTCGCCCTCGCGCTCTCGGCGATGAATTTTGTCCAACAGCGGGTCAGTTCGCTGCAATACGGATATCGCCTCCATGCGACGCCGGAGGATTTACCCACGACGGTCGAGGCCTGTTTGTCGGCGAACGCCGGCATCTGCGGCAACCAGGTGGCCGTCTATATCGATCTGGTGCATCGACTCGGATTGCAGGTCCGAAGCGTGGAATTCTATTGGACGACCGCCAAGGGCCAGGCGATGTCGCATGTGGGGGTGGAGGTCAAGCTGGCGGGGAAGTGGCGGTATCTTGACGTTACCTGGGGTGCTTATTTTCTCGACTCCGATCGGGATCGCGCGGATATGCCATTCTATACGAGGCTCCTTTCCTTCGAAGAACTCCAACGGCTGCCGGCGAACAAACGCCGGCGCATGACCAACGAAAGCGCGCTGGTCTATCAACTTCAGCTGCAACAGCATCTGGATCCCTTCGAATACTTGTCGGCGGACAAGTCCGTGCTGTTTGGCAAAGCAGGAACGATCGTGCTGCCTGCGGAACGACAGGGAACGGGCCTGCGCTTTCAGCCGACTAACCGACCGAACTACGTGGGCGTGGTGCAGGATTACAATAGCGCCGAACTGGGCGCGACGGCGGTTGCCCTGCGAGTTCCAGGTGCGGGAGAGTCTCTGGACGTGAATCTGACCGGTATCGTCTGTGCGGAGGGGAAGCTGCTGTTGCAATCGGATCGGCAACGGATAGAGCTGTCCCTGCCGGTCAAGGGAGAACGGCATGTGAAGGTCCCCTTGAATGGGGCGGGCGGCCTTCTGTCCTTGGCGGTCGTTCCGAAGCAATCCGGAGAACCCTGCTATTTCGTCTACGATCACATCGACCTACAATTCCTGCCGCGAACCACGGCGGCCAAGCCTCAAGTCAAGCCCTAG
- a CDS encoding TraR/DksA C4-type zinc finger protein — protein MEVLEETSLLDQTLSRRLELAALRRTWHEARFALATRIQKLQILQSQQFQLAETLDLRCCSQEQVFEDLLIQRASAELRDIDRALSCMQARSYGICRVCRCDIAIPRLQKQPDATLCATCIEERLETLSADAL, from the coding sequence ATGGAAGTCCTAGAAGAAACTTCTCTCCTCGATCAGACTCTGTCCCGTCGCCTCGAACTTGCCGCCCTCCGACGCACGTGGCATGAAGCTCGGTTCGCCTTGGCGACTAGAATCCAAAAACTGCAGATTCTGCAGAGTCAACAGTTCCAACTGGCGGAAACACTCGATCTTCGCTGCTGCAGTCAGGAACAGGTATTCGAAGATCTGCTGATCCAGCGGGCCTCCGCAGAATTGCGGGATATCGACCGCGCGCTGAGTTGTATGCAAGCGCGTTCCTACGGCATCTGTCGGGTCTGCCGTTGTGACATTGCGATTCCCAGGCTGCAGAAGCAGCCCGACGCCACCCTCTGTGCTACCTGCATCGAAGAGCGCCTGGAGACCCTCTCGGCCGACGCGCTTTAG
- a CDS encoding tetratricopeptide repeat protein, which translates to MDRRTIVQTVVMSALAAVTLAGCAEDQRWLMAMERGNAALRSGDYTHAEEQYIVARKEAETIDPGGKRLAETLGQLGEVNRDLGRFAEAEKVFQQALAIREKVYGPDHAETAASLTDLGELYRMQGLFTQSEALHQRAREIREKVFGADSSKVAESLNNIAVVYQEQRRYADAEPILQRALTILEKRSGPEHSLSAITRDNLAKMYQAQGQHPRAMPLYQRSLTIHEKAFGPNHPIVARNLVNLADTYKAQNQYQQAEVLYQRAISIFKKSIGSDHVDTADAMSRLGQLYDAQGLYSQAEPLFQGAISIREKQQGADHPQLASEMRHLAGLYQAENRLDQSEDLYKQAIAIFDRSSGYDQEVFAKTLKNYASLLRRRQRSGEAERLEERATIVLRRLSQESQSKSKTASDLQPAPAP; encoded by the coding sequence ATGGATCGCCGAACCATCGTGCAGACCGTTGTCATGAGTGCGCTTGCTGCTGTTACGCTTGCGGGCTGTGCCGAAGATCAGCGTTGGCTCATGGCAATGGAGCGGGGGAATGCCGCCCTCCGGTCGGGCGACTATACCCACGCCGAAGAGCAGTATATCGTGGCGCGAAAAGAGGCGGAAACGATCGACCCGGGTGGTAAGCGCTTGGCGGAGACGTTGGGACAGTTGGGCGAGGTGAATCGGGATCTTGGCCGTTTTGCCGAGGCAGAGAAAGTCTTTCAGCAGGCGCTCGCCATCCGCGAGAAGGTCTACGGACCGGACCATGCGGAGACCGCCGCCAGCCTGACCGATTTGGGCGAACTCTACCGCATGCAAGGACTCTTTACCCAGTCGGAGGCCCTCCACCAACGGGCGCGGGAGATTCGGGAAAAAGTTTTCGGGGCGGACAGCAGCAAGGTTGCCGAGAGTTTGAACAACATCGCAGTCGTGTATCAGGAACAGCGGCGCTATGCGGACGCGGAGCCGATTCTCCAGCGGGCGCTGACCATCCTCGAAAAGCGATCGGGACCGGAGCATAGCCTTTCCGCGATCACTCGCGACAACCTGGCCAAGATGTATCAGGCGCAGGGGCAACATCCCCGGGCGATGCCGCTCTATCAGCGATCCTTGACCATTCACGAGAAAGCGTTCGGTCCAAATCATCCCATCGTGGCCAGGAACCTCGTCAACCTTGCAGATACCTATAAGGCGCAGAATCAGTACCAGCAGGCGGAGGTACTGTATCAGCGGGCGATCTCGATCTTTAAGAAGTCGATCGGCAGCGACCACGTCGATACGGCCGATGCCATGAGCCGGCTGGGGCAGCTGTACGATGCACAAGGGTTGTACTCCCAAGCCGAGCCGTTGTTCCAAGGGGCCATCTCTATTCGAGAGAAGCAGCAAGGCGCAGACCATCCTCAGCTTGCCAGCGAGATGAGACATCTCGCCGGCCTCTATCAAGCGGAGAATCGGCTGGACCAGTCAGAAGACCTGTACAAACAAGCCATCGCGATTTTTGACCGGTCGAGCGGGTATGACCAGGAAGTGTTTGCGAAAACGCTCAAGAATTACGCGTCGCTGTTGCGACGCCGGCAGCGGTCCGGTGAGGCGGAACGGCTGGAGGAACGCGCCACCATCGTGCTCCGCCGTCTATCCCAGGAAAGCCAAAGCAAGAGCAAGACCGCATCAGACCTCCAACCGGCCCCAGCTCCCTAG
- a CDS encoding Gfo/Idh/MocA family oxidoreductase — protein sequence MTNPSHTHPHATPIRIALFGAGRHAQHHARAILRCPGAELIAVADPSDAAQAAMRAIVPGIKSYKTPEELLAAERPHVVHIITPPASHAPLAALALKAGSHIYVEKPFTERVEDAQRILDDARSKHLLVCAGHQLLYEPPTRVLADYLPSIGKVVHVESYFSFRTVRHAPGGRQVLRADHQLLDILPHPVYLLLRVLELAGEGPIELVSMEVSQAGTVHALVRRGGVTGTLIVTLEGRPVESYLRVIGKNGSLFADYVRSTTQRAIGPGSSGIDKLFAPYRQAWQLLTGTTAAMANRFLKSQRSYPGLAELFTAFYDAVRTGTASPLSPESLLETVRICDRVAQALKVAETKALAAAAPKPVESRGVLVTGGTGFLGKEIVRSLLKRGRPVRIVARRDPSPWERIAGAEYVVANVASGAPASLFKGVDTVIHAAAETAGGWEEHQRNSLDATEQMVRGAAAAGIKHFVHVSSLAVLAQANGRTIGDDHPLEPDSKGSGPYVWGKLESEKLAVRLGQELGISVKVVRPGALVDYRDFDPPGRLGKRLGNIFVAVGSSSDRLGVVDVGFSGRFLAWMADQWDSVPSPLNLLDPVSPTKQALLDHLRKANPDLTVLWLPTFVLIPLSWCATLAQKILRPGKPAINVAKVFSVLPYDTSGIAKLAPLVEETPRAV from the coding sequence GTGACCAACCCGAGCCACACACATCCCCACGCGACTCCTATTCGCATCGCGCTGTTTGGGGCGGGGCGACATGCCCAGCACCATGCGCGGGCCATACTTCGTTGCCCCGGCGCAGAGCTCATTGCCGTAGCCGATCCCTCGGATGCGGCCCAAGCGGCCATGCGCGCGATCGTGCCGGGGATCAAGAGTTATAAGACCCCGGAGGAGCTGCTCGCGGCGGAACGCCCGCACGTCGTCCATATCATTACCCCGCCGGCGTCCCATGCTCCGCTGGCTGCGCTCGCGCTGAAGGCCGGCAGTCACATCTACGTCGAGAAACCCTTTACCGAACGGGTTGAGGACGCGCAGCGGATTCTAGACGATGCTCGATCCAAGCATCTGCTCGTCTGCGCGGGCCATCAGCTGCTCTATGAACCTCCCACGCGGGTGCTTGCCGACTATCTGCCTTCGATTGGGAAGGTCGTACACGTCGAAAGCTACTTTTCGTTCCGGACCGTCCGCCATGCTCCGGGGGGACGCCAAGTGCTCCGCGCGGACCATCAGTTGCTCGATATTCTGCCGCATCCGGTCTATCTCCTATTACGGGTCCTGGAGTTGGCAGGCGAAGGGCCGATCGAACTTGTCTCGATGGAAGTCAGCCAAGCAGGGACCGTGCATGCCCTGGTGCGTCGGGGCGGGGTGACCGGTACGCTGATCGTGACGCTAGAGGGACGTCCGGTGGAGAGCTACCTGCGCGTCATCGGCAAGAACGGATCGCTGTTTGCCGACTATGTCCGCAGCACCACCCAGCGGGCGATCGGTCCCGGTTCCTCCGGCATCGACAAACTCTTCGCTCCTTATCGTCAAGCCTGGCAGCTACTGACCGGCACGACGGCCGCGATGGCGAATCGATTTCTCAAGAGCCAGCGCAGCTACCCCGGGTTGGCCGAATTGTTTACGGCGTTTTACGACGCTGTTCGGACCGGCACGGCATCGCCGCTGTCGCCGGAAAGCCTGCTTGAGACTGTCCGCATTTGCGACCGGGTGGCCCAGGCGCTGAAAGTTGCGGAGACCAAGGCCCTTGCGGCCGCCGCGCCCAAACCGGTGGAGAGTCGGGGCGTCCTCGTGACGGGTGGAACGGGATTCTTGGGCAAAGAAATCGTACGGTCGCTGCTGAAGCGTGGCCGACCGGTGCGCATCGTTGCCAGACGGGATCCCTCTCCCTGGGAACGCATCGCCGGCGCCGAGTATGTCGTGGCCAATGTGGCCTCCGGTGCGCCGGCCTCCTTGTTCAAGGGGGTCGATACGGTGATCCATGCGGCGGCCGAAACGGCCGGCGGGTGGGAAGAGCATCAACGCAACTCGCTGGATGCCACCGAGCAGATGGTGCGTGGCGCGGCGGCGGCGGGCATCAAACATTTCGTTCATGTCAGCAGTCTTGCGGTGCTGGCGCAGGCCAATGGGCGCACGATCGGCGACGACCATCCATTGGAGCCGGACAGCAAAGGATCCGGTCCCTATGTCTGGGGGAAGTTGGAGTCGGAAAAGCTGGCGGTGCGTCTCGGGCAGGAACTGGGCATCTCGGTGAAAGTCGTGAGGCCCGGTGCGCTGGTGGATTACCGCGATTTCGATCCCCCCGGTCGCCTGGGCAAACGGCTCGGCAACATTTTTGTGGCGGTGGGTTCATCCAGTGACCGGCTGGGGGTGGTGGATGTGGGGTTCTCCGGCCGCTTCTTGGCGTGGATGGCCGATCAGTGGGACAGCGTGCCGAGTCCGCTGAATCTGCTCGATCCCGTATCGCCCACCAAGCAGGCATTGTTGGATCACCTTCGAAAAGCCAATCCTGACCTGACAGTGCTGTGGCTGCCGACGTTCGTGCTGATTCCTCTCTCCTGGTGCGCAACGCTTGCGCAAAAGATTCTTCGTCCCGGCAAGCCGGCCATCAATGTTGCCAAGGTGTTCAGCGTATTGCCCTACGACACGTCGGGAATCGCCAAACTCGCGCCCCTCGTGGAAGAAACACCCAGAGCCGTCTGA
- a CDS encoding response regulator: MNAANILIVEDEPVVAKDIQLSLQRLGYKVPATATSGEEAIRKARESQPDLILMDIVLKGKMDGVETARQIQRTRDVPVIYLTAYADDHTLERAKVTSPAGYMLKPYQPNELRTTIELALHRSHHDRHMRESLRWIATTMRCIGDGVVTTDRHGRVTYLNPAAEQFTGWKQEEASGMSLTALLGFEQEGPIQHVENPALHAMMDVRIVTIEEARLVSKDGSQRCIRGSAAPVADDGGAVLGAVLVFHEIPPGGHLCRGQDEPSRMLSEVQERMGRPQGVINLCAWCKRVPDHSGEWYDLATFIAERSAIQFNGGLCPDCMGRCFPDPSGGNHM; encoded by the coding sequence ATGAACGCTGCCAACATTTTGATCGTAGAAGATGAACCGGTTGTCGCCAAGGATATCCAGCTGAGCCTGCAGCGGCTGGGTTATAAGGTGCCGGCCACGGCTACTTCGGGAGAAGAGGCTATCCGCAAGGCTCGGGAGTCTCAGCCGGATCTCATTCTCATGGATATCGTGCTGAAGGGAAAGATGGACGGCGTGGAGACCGCGCGCCAGATTCAACGGACCCGCGATGTCCCCGTGATTTACTTGACGGCCTATGCCGACGACCATACGCTGGAGCGGGCCAAGGTGACTTCGCCGGCCGGCTACATGCTCAAGCCCTATCAGCCCAACGAACTGCGAACGACGATCGAGTTGGCGCTGCACCGGTCGCATCACGATCGCCACATGCGGGAAAGTTTGCGCTGGATTGCGACGACGATGCGTTGTATCGGGGATGGGGTTGTGACGACGGACCGCCATGGACGCGTGACCTATCTGAACCCCGCCGCGGAGCAATTCACGGGATGGAAGCAGGAGGAGGCTTCCGGGATGAGCCTGACGGCGCTGTTGGGCTTCGAGCAGGAGGGGCCGATCCAGCACGTTGAAAACCCGGCGCTTCATGCGATGATGGACGTGCGGATCGTGACGATCGAGGAAGCGCGCCTGGTTTCGAAGGACGGTTCCCAACGATGCATTCGTGGCAGCGCCGCTCCGGTGGCGGATGACGGGGGAGCGGTATTGGGGGCTGTGCTCGTATTCCATGAAATTCCTCCGGGCGGGCATCTCTGTCGCGGCCAGGACGAACCGAGCCGCATGCTGAGCGAGGTTCAGGAGCGCATGGGGCGGCCCCAGGGCGTGATCAATCTGTGCGCCTGGTGCAAACGCGTTCCGGATCACTCAGGCGAATGGTACGATTTGGCGACGTTTATCGCGGAGCGCTCGGCCATCCAGTTCAACGGCGGGCTCTGCCCGGATTGTATGGGGCGCTGCTTCCCGGATCCCAGCGGTGGCAATCATATGTAG
- a CDS encoding PAS domain S-box protein — translation MNKVRQTMTTPYAMLFGLQRRHYPVLGAALAIIAAIFAIDWWLPLGLTITTLYVAPVLITSRIPHPRLTFWVAALASSVTVLDIFRGPIATITWVVVTNRAFALMVIWVTTLLCLRRQRDEAELMRINEDIEQQVQERTADLAKANQELEELRAEALSELAAIVKSSDDAIVGMSLNGIIQSWNAGAERVYGYPPEEVIGRSISVLCPPNRLDEVPAMLDRIARGEHVRNVETVQRRKKGERIDVSLTISPVKDGDGTVMGASAIARDVTEKKRTEAALRQSEARFRMMADTAPVMVWMAGPDTHITFVNKRWLEFTGRTLQEEIGDNWFTGIHPTDLERCRESYLDAFKSEQPFSLEYRLRRHDGEYRWIIDTGVPLFDANGRFGGYIGSCIDLTERKEMEDQLRRTLKEKESLLREVHHRVKNNLQVISSLLNLQSASIKDPLVNQLFRECQVRITSIALLHETLHRSSDLSRIKMGDYIRTLTGHLFRSYGVDPNVIVLELNVDDVEFDIDTGLTCGLIIDELVSNCLKHAFIDDNGGKVHIELQDHLDGTFSLCVSDDGIGIPKDGVLNNPDSLGLELVTLLAEKLDGTTELCSGTGTEWKIRFQQLQYSERV, via the coding sequence ATGAACAAGGTCAGGCAGACGATGACAACACCCTACGCCATGCTGTTCGGCCTTCAACGCAGACATTACCCGGTGCTTGGAGCGGCGCTGGCCATCATTGCGGCGATCTTTGCGATCGATTGGTGGTTGCCGTTGGGACTCACCATCACCACGCTCTACGTCGCGCCGGTGTTGATCACGTCAAGAATTCCCCACCCACGGCTCACCTTCTGGGTGGCGGCGCTCGCGTCTTCCGTGACGGTGCTCGACATATTCCGAGGGCCGATCGCGACCATCACGTGGGTCGTGGTGACCAACCGCGCCTTCGCGCTTATGGTGATTTGGGTCACGACGTTGCTCTGCTTGCGCCGTCAACGAGACGAAGCCGAGTTGATGCGCATCAACGAGGACATCGAACAGCAGGTCCAGGAGCGTACGGCCGATCTGGCCAAGGCGAACCAAGAACTCGAAGAATTGCGGGCGGAGGCCCTTTCCGAATTGGCCGCGATCGTGAAGTCTTCCGACGACGCGATTGTCGGCATGTCGCTCAACGGCATCATTCAAAGTTGGAACGCCGGCGCGGAGCGCGTCTACGGCTATCCGCCGGAAGAAGTCATCGGCCGCTCGATCTCGGTGCTCTGTCCGCCGAATCGGTTGGACGAGGTGCCGGCGATGCTGGACCGGATCGCACGGGGCGAGCACGTCCGCAATGTGGAGACGGTGCAACGACGAAAGAAAGGGGAGCGCATCGACGTGTCCCTGACCATCTCCCCGGTGAAGGACGGGGACGGGACCGTGATGGGGGCTTCGGCGATCGCGCGCGACGTGACGGAGAAGAAACGTACGGAAGCAGCCTTACGCCAGAGCGAAGCGCGGTTCCGCATGATGGCCGACACGGCGCCGGTGATGGTGTGGATGGCGGGCCCGGACACGCACATCACCTTCGTCAACAAACGATGGCTCGAATTTACCGGGCGCACGCTTCAAGAAGAGATTGGTGACAACTGGTTCACGGGGATTCATCCAACCGATCTGGAGCGCTGTCGCGAATCGTATTTGGATGCATTCAAGTCGGAGCAGCCCTTCTCGCTTGAGTACCGGCTGCGGCGTCACGACGGGGAATATCGCTGGATCATCGACACAGGCGTACCGCTGTTCGACGCCAACGGCCGCTTCGGCGGGTATATCGGGAGTTGCATCGACTTGACCGAGCGCAAAGAAATGGAAGACCAGTTGCGTCGGACGCTGAAGGAAAAGGAAAGCCTGCTCCGCGAAGTGCACCATCGGGTCAAGAACAACCTCCAGGTCATTTCGAGTTTGCTCAATCTGCAGTCGGCCTCGATCAAAGATCCGTTGGTCAACCAACTGTTCCGGGAGTGCCAGGTCCGCATCACGTCCATTGCATTGCTCCACGAGACGCTGCATCGATCGAGCGATCTCTCCCGGATCAAGATGGGCGATTATATCCGCACGCTGACGGGACACCTGTTCCGATCCTACGGCGTCGACCCTAACGTGATCGTATTGGAACTGAACGTGGACGATGTGGAGTTCGACATCGATACCGGGTTGACCTGCGGTCTGATCATCGACGAACTCGTCTCGAATTGTCTCAAGCACGCCTTCATCGACGACAACGGCGGGAAGGTGCATATCGAGCTCCAAGACCACCTAGACGGGACCTTCTCGCTTTGCGTCAGCGACGACGGCATTGGAATTCCAAAGGACGGAGTGCTCAACAATCCCGACTCTCTTGGCCTGGAACTGGTGACCCTCCTGGCGGAGAAGTTGGACGGAACGACGGAGCTCTGCAGCGGCACCGGCACCGAATGGAAAATTCGGTTCCAGCAGCTGCAGTATTCAGAAAGGGTGTGA
- a CDS encoding trypsin-like peptidase domain-containing protein: protein MLTIRTVWLSAVVSVFMSTGVVAGELSPREIYERASPAVVMVMGHSDAGRKGSGGTGSIVQADGLVLTNAHVVVEEATGKPYSKITVFLKPERVTGEAKVDLSRGLPATVKSYSAALDLAVLKIVNPPANLPVVALGESNGTHIGDHVVAIGHPEQGGLWTLTTGVISAEFENFNGVQGKDVFQTETGLNRGNSGGPLLDGEGHMVGVNTAIARVAADGMPITSISFALKSSVAAGWLHTQGVATPVLVLPPPGPSTRPTPAGSAAVTPPAPPIVMPKPATPPAITVTPPAPPVVAPPALSEPVHPYNLDSLVRERERTERDMEDMMRDMRDRLRGR from the coding sequence ATGCTGACCATCCGGACTGTGTGGCTCTCTGCCGTGGTAAGCGTCTTCATGTCGACCGGCGTCGTGGCGGGAGAACTCTCGCCGAGGGAAATTTACGAGCGAGCATCGCCTGCCGTCGTGATGGTCATGGGGCATTCCGATGCGGGGCGCAAAGGGAGCGGGGGGACCGGCTCGATCGTCCAGGCCGATGGTCTCGTGTTAACCAATGCGCATGTAGTGGTAGAAGAGGCGACCGGAAAACCCTATTCAAAGATTACCGTTTTCCTGAAGCCTGAACGGGTCACGGGCGAGGCGAAGGTCGATTTGTCTCGAGGCCTGCCAGCGACCGTCAAGAGTTACTCCGCGGCGTTGGACCTTGCCGTTCTGAAGATCGTCAACCCGCCGGCCAATTTGCCGGTGGTGGCGCTCGGAGAATCGAACGGCACGCACATCGGTGATCACGTCGTCGCCATCGGCCATCCAGAACAGGGCGGCCTCTGGACCTTGACGACCGGCGTGATCAGTGCAGAGTTCGAAAACTTCAACGGCGTGCAGGGGAAGGACGTGTTCCAGACGGAAACCGGCCTGAATCGTGGCAACTCGGGCGGTCCGCTGCTGGATGGAGAGGGCCACATGGTCGGCGTAAATACGGCCATTGCGCGGGTCGCGGCGGACGGCATGCCGATCACCAGCATCAGCTTTGCCCTCAAATCCTCGGTGGCGGCGGGTTGGCTTCACACCCAGGGGGTGGCGACGCCGGTGCTGGTCCTACCTCCTCCTGGTCCATCGACGCGGCCTACCCCGGCTGGATCAGCGGCTGTGACGCCGCCGGCCCCTCCTATCGTCATGCCGAAGCCAGCAACACCTCCGGCTATCACCGTGACGCCACCCGCTCCTCCGGTTGTCGCGCCTCCCGCCCTGAGCGAACCGGTGCATCCATACAATTTGGACAGCTTGGTCAGGGAACGGGAGCGTACGGAACGGGACATGGAAGACATGATGCGGGATATGCGCGATCGGCTTCGAGGCCGGTAG
- a CDS encoding DegT/DnrJ/EryC1/StrS family aminotransferase, which yields MNIPLLDLKAQYQSMRSEILAAIEATCDDQGFILGPRVAALEQAIAKYVGSSHGIGVASGSDALLLALMALGVRAGDEVVTVPFTFFATAGAISRLGAKPVFVDIRPDTFNMDPALLERAITSKTKAIIPVHLFGQCADMDAINQIAKRHKIGVIEDACQAIGAGRGGKRAGVLGDLACFSFFPSKNLGGFGDGGMVTTNDKAVAESIAMLRVHGSRVRYVHEAIGINSRLDALQAAILLVKLKRLDDWAEGRRKNAARYQKLFADAKLQGRVTLPTVEASSFHVFNQFTLRVQKRDELRAYLKDKGVGTEVYYPVPMHLQNCYRDLGHQKGSFPQSERAAEEVLSLPIYAELSDEQLQYVVQTIAEFYRTH from the coding sequence ATGAACATTCCGTTGCTTGATTTGAAGGCCCAATACCAATCGATGCGAAGCGAGATCCTCGCGGCCATCGAAGCTACCTGCGACGATCAAGGGTTCATCCTTGGCCCTCGCGTGGCCGCGCTGGAACAGGCGATTGCCAAGTACGTCGGCAGCAGCCACGGCATCGGCGTGGCATCGGGCAGCGATGCCCTGTTGCTGGCGTTGATGGCGTTGGGCGTGAGGGCCGGCGACGAAGTCGTGACCGTGCCGTTCACGTTTTTTGCGACGGCCGGCGCGATCTCCCGTCTTGGCGCGAAGCCCGTCTTCGTCGACATTCGCCCCGACACGTTCAATATGGACCCTGCCTTGCTTGAGCGCGCGATCACGTCCAAGACCAAGGCCATCATTCCGGTCCACTTGTTCGGGCAATGTGCGGACATGGACGCCATCAACCAAATCGCGAAGCGGCACAAGATCGGTGTGATCGAGGATGCCTGCCAGGCGATCGGCGCGGGCCGGGGCGGAAAGCGCGCCGGAGTGTTAGGAGATCTGGCCTGTTTCAGCTTCTTCCCGTCGAAGAACCTGGGCGGGTTCGGGGACGGCGGTATGGTGACGACGAACGACAAGGCCGTGGCCGAATCCATCGCGATGCTGCGGGTGCACGGAAGCCGCGTGCGTTATGTGCATGAGGCGATCGGTATCAACAGCCGGCTCGATGCGCTGCAGGCCGCGATTCTCTTGGTGAAGTTGAAGCGGTTGGACGACTGGGCCGAAGGCCGTCGCAAGAACGCGGCGCGGTATCAGAAGTTGTTTGCCGATGCCAAACTGCAGGGGCGAGTGACGTTGCCGACCGTCGAAGCCTCGAGCTTCCACGTGTTCAACCAATTCACGCTTCGAGTGCAGAAGCGGGATGAGTTGCGCGCCTACTTGAAGGACAAGGGGGTCGGGACGGAGGTGTACTATCCGGTGCCGATGCACCTGCAGAACTGCTACCGGGATCTTGGTCATCAAAAGGGATCGTTTCCGCAGTCGGAGCGCGCGGCGGAGGAAGTATTGTCCCTCCCGATTTACGCCGAACTCTCCGACGAGCAATTGCAGTATGTCGTCCAGACGATTGCCGAGTTTTATCGCACCCATTGA